TTctaccactctgagcctcagtttcctcatttgcaaaatgggaacaGTATTCATACCTCCCAGCAGTGATCAGGGGCTTCCAGGGGTCTAAGGGTCTATCTCCTTGAGGTTTGCAGGGCAGGGTTTCACTTCCCCCTCAATTAAATTTCTCTTAATtacttcttgtattatttttacaTTGTGAATTATAAAAGTTATTGCAAATGTACAAGTGCTCAGCTTGGCGCATAGTAAgggtataataaatgcttgttgattgactgatcaacCTCCTGGAGTTCTTCGGAGGAAAGGTCTTTATAGCCCTTCAAGTTTTGTCTCTAGAAAAGCAAGCTATCagcatttgtatttttgtatcctCTAAGCATTAAAGCGCAGTGACTTCCACAGAGCAGACACATGataaaatatttgctgaatgagcATTTGGTCTTCCAAGGTGATACCAAGGCCCATGCAGCCCATGAAGCGTTAGGAAGCCTCTTTTACCAGACCTCCCATATGTCTGGGGTTGTTGGTAGTTTTCACTTGGAAGTGAGACATAGGTTTCCTAGGTCTGGAAGGGACAGCAGTACCCAAATTTGGAGAGGCCCCACACTGGGCAAGTACTAGGTTAATGGTCAACCTCTCAAAGGAGAGGACCCACTCCTGCTGCTGACTTTAGAAAATGAAAGTGCCCAGAAGCCTTTGTTGAAAGTCAATCATTTCTTCCTATGCCTGCCCTGTAGCTTGGCAGGAAGCGTGCACTTCCCCTTGCTTCTGAGTGACATGTCAATATTACAAATGGTGCCAAGGAAACACAGGCGGGGCCTCTGGGTGGACACTCCAGAGAAGCCTGTTGTTGGCGCCTCAGCAAGAAAAGGGAGTGGGGGGGGAGGACAGTGGACAAAGGGACATTTAGAACCATAATTCTTCTCCCAGATGTTAACTCTTCCATGAAATTGGCACCAATTGTCTCCAGTCCCTTTGTTTTCTTACTGTGGGAGTactagagggaaaaaattttGCAGGAGCTATATACCTAAAGAGCCAGGCTGCTCTAAGGAATTATTAGTGCTCCCAGATCCCTCCTGCTCTCTTCTAGGGGGCCATGCAGAGCATCCTGCATCTTGCCACCAGGATTCTGCCACCTCTGGTACAGCACGGGTGATAGTGGATGGCCATGAAAAGGACCTGGGCACACTCTTGCCAAGATGGTTACATGATGGGCTTCAATCTGCACAGCAATCTCCTTCCTCAGCTCTAAGTACCTTGCTCTCTGAAGCCACAGGGTCATCCTcaacccctccctctctctcatccttAAATCCAACTCAGTCACCAAGTGTGGTCAATTCTTCCTTCACCATTTTGATcctatttgtccctttctctctattcatcTGATCcccaggtcctcatcacttcttgccttgACTAAATCAGTAGCTTCCTGGTTGATCTCcccagcctcaagtctctccctttttcattccatcctccacacagctgccaaagtgattttcctaaagcacaggtctgatggTGTCTCTTCTTTATTCAATCAACTCCAGAGGCTCCCCATTAATTACCTCTGGGGTCAAATGCCTGGCCCCAAGCTGCTTATTCTAACCTCATGatacattatttcccttcacatGCAAACTGGATTCTTCTAGAGATTCTTCATACAATACAATTCTACCTCCTATCTCTTCTCCCACTCCTGAAAAGACttcccctcatctctgcctctcagaagaCCTACTTTGCATCAAGGTTCAGTTCAACTTTCTGACTTGAGGCCCTTTCTAATGACTGCCCTCAAACCCCACTCTACTACAGCATCCTCTCCAAAAGGACCTCATCTTTACTCTGTATGTTTTGTATATcactatatatgcacatactgTTGCCTCCATAAAACTGCCATCTCCTTGAACACAAAGGTTGTTCGATCACTGTCCTACCAACCCCCAGTGCTCAGgaaggtgcctggcacatagtaagtgcttaacaagtGCTTAGTTCATTCCACTACTGGCTGTTTCAGAAAAGCAAATGGATGGAAAGGATTGTTCCTGGTCAGTGGGTCACGAGCAAACAGGACATGAATCTAGGTTCATGACCTACCCACAGTCTCCAAGTCAGACATCCTACGTGCTCCTGAGTCACACCAAAAAGTATCTTGCCCCAGAGCCAAAGAGATGCATCTCTGGTAGGACAAGAAGGGAGCCTGATTCAGGCTTCAATGGCCATGACTTGAGTCAGGGCTATCAAAACGTTACATCACAACTGCTCAGCCTCCCCTCCCACCCATGGCCCATGAGTAGGGCTTTTTGTGCTGTCCCCAGAGTTGGCACCCTCTCTTGTTTCCTCCCAATAATGCTGCTCGTTGTTTCAAAGCAAGTGGAACAAATGACTGATGTGAACTCTGGACAATCTGCAAACTGGAAACATCTGCTGGGAGCCATGGGAGGCCTAGTAGATGgtggggggtaggggaaggaaggggatggggaagaaggtCTCAGAGCTCCTAATGAGGAGGACAAAGGGTGAAACTTCTGCAGAATCAGAAATAGAATAGGGAAGACAGGCCAATGTGAAATCTTCTGGGACTGGTCACAATAGTATAAATCCTCCTCCCTCACTTTGAGTCAGTGATCAGCTGCCATCttgccctcctccttccttctgttgTTGTCCAAGATTATTGTGTTAACTCTTACTAGATCAGAGAGCTATGTGGAAGTAGTGTaggcctatttttttttctaaacatcgtttctcattttaatttcttgTTATACCAAAGAAAAAGGTAGAATCTTCCTTCTATGTTCAACTGAACGGCATCCCTTTGGACTAGCTTTCTCCTGTCCATATAATAGCTGAAGAAAGAACAGGTGCTTCCCTGACACCTAGTCCTGGATTCTGACCATAATGACAAAGGATCTGCAGGGACTCAGCAGTCACCATACGGGTCTTATGGATTGATCACTCATCCCATAAACTTTTATTAATTACCTATTATATATCAAGTGATTTTCTAACCTTTGGAAAGAAAGATTAGATAAAGTATTATCTCAGCCCTCAGAGAGGgctgtgtatattatatatacacaattatattgagcaaatgtttattaagcacctactgcatgcaaTTGTACTAGTTGCTGAGGATACAGACATCTTCCCCACCCCACTTTTCCCAAAACCATTTCATATACTAACGGAGACTACACTCTACTGGGGAATACCacaaataaatagataagaaaacttgAGGACAGAGGTGGCACTCACTCctgggagatcagaaaaggcttcctctAGGAAGCCTGTAGGTGGTGATTTGAGCTGAGCAGAAAAGGAATCTAGGATGTCAGCAGACAAAGGTGAGCAAGGAGCAGGTATTCCAGGCATAAAAGTTGAGCTTgcacaaaggcatggaggtgagagatgaagTATCAAATTCTAAGAGTGGTAAGTTGGCCCATTTGGCTGTTAAGTAGAGGCAATGAGGAAGTGGAAGGTCTTGAGTCTGAGTATTttatcattcaatcaatcaataggccTCTTTCTTAAATACTAACTATGTGTTAGTACTTAACACAGAGAGCTAGGCACTCCactaagtgctgaggattcaAAGAGAATGTAAAACCAGCTCCTGCCCACTATGAGTGGGCATTATAGtctgatggggaagacaatactctgtgtgtgtgcgtgcgtgcatgtgtgtgtgtgtgtgtgtgtgtgtctgtgtgtgtgtgtgtgtgtgtgtgtgtgtgtgtgtgtgagagagagagagagagagagagagagagagagagagagagagagagagagagagagaagatacaagataaatacagtaGATGGAAGTCAAGCTTAGAGGGGAAAGGGTTAACAGCTGTGGAGGACCAGGGATGGCCTCTTGGAGGATCAACTAGTAGATGATTATAGTAGTCCAGGTAAGAGATAATGGAGGCCTAAACTGGGATGTGGTCACATGAATAGAGAGGAGGGAATAAATGCAAGACATAATATGGAGATAAAATCAGTAAGACTTCGCAACTGATTTGTTGGAGAgggtaagaaaaaggaaaaagtctaGGTAGAATGGGGAACCTACAaccccaaggccacatgtggccctctaggtcctcaagtgcagccagccctttgactgaggccacaggttccccacccctggtctaggatGATTCCAAGGTTGTAAACCTCGGTGACCTGTACTGGGGTACCCTCccaagaaataaggaaatttgtcTGAAAGGCAGgtcagagaatgagagaagataTAAAaggttctcttttggacatgttgagattGAAGTCCTACAGGATATCTAGAGATATCTAGCAGGTAGTTGATGACAAAGGAGTGAGATTGGGCTGGATGTGTAAATTTGGGAGTCATACGCTGCATAGAAAAGATCATTGGACTCCTGGGATCTGCTGAGAGCATCAAAAGAGATGGTGCAGACTAGAGAGGCAAGAGGATAACCATAATGCTTGATGAGCATATGAGAGAGGTGCAAGCAAAGTACTGTATGAGAGCCAAGGAGGAAACGTTGTTGCTGAGTCAGGGCTGGGGGCAGTAGAATCAGGGAAGTTTTCATGGAAAAAAGGGCATTTCAGTTAGCCCATTTCAGTCAAGCTTGGATAGgatttcaagagggagaaaagttggagaaggaagaaagacctTCTAAGCACACAGAACACTGATTTGATGAAGAAATCACATGCCAAGACCTATATAGCTATGTCTTTTGAGCCAGTAATCTTACTGGAGGCAGAGAAGATGGATaaagtgttcatttttttcctgccaGAAGCCTGAGGTTGATTCTCAAAACCAGTATCCTTCCCATGGATTCTGAGATACCGTCAAGATACATCCTTCATGGCCCCCGGAGAAGATGGCGCTGCGAGCGGCCAGGAGCGTGCGGGTCGCGGCCTCGTCCCTGTGGGCGGTGGTCGGGGCTGAGACCTCCGGATCCCCGGCCTCCCTCGCAGCCGGCCCCGCGCGCCTGCGGGTCCGCCCCGGCCCGggctcccctcccttcctcgcGGCCGCCGCCTCCCGGGGCCTCTGCACCAGCGCCCTGCGACTCGCGGTTCGAAAATTCACAGACAAGCATGAATGGATAACAATTGAAAACGGTATTGGAACTGTGGGAATCAGCAATTTTGCACAGGAAGCATTGGGAGATATAGTTTATTGTAGTCTTCCAGAAGTTGGAACAAAATTGAACAAACAAGATGAGTTCGGAGCTTTGGAAAGTGTGAAAGCTGCCAGTGAACTCTATTCTCCTCTATCAGGAGAAGTAACTGAAATTAATGTAGCTCTTGCAGAAGACCCAGGACTTGTCAACAAATCTTGTTATGAAGATGGTTGGCTGATTAAGATGACTCTGAGCAACCCTTCAGAACTTGATGAACTGATGAGTGAGGATGCATATGAGAGATACATAAAATCTATTGAGGATTGAATATTGGACCCCCAAATAAATTAGCACAAGAATACAGCCCAATATAGTTTTGTCCTAAATTAGGGGTATATGGAAGATTAGCAACTTTAACACTTCTGAAACAACACCATGGCATGGAAAAGAATCTTAACTACTCAGAATGACTGGATAAAAATGCTTTTTACTATTTGCACCTTTTGCACAACTTCTTCCTTGTAATTTCAAATTAGTGTGTCTGGTTCTGAATTCATCGCATCATGTTTGGCAAAAATGAATTCTAAGACCGTGTACTTCAGAGCTAGAATTTTATTGTAAAAAGCCTTAAATCAGTAATGGTATAATGGCCAACTCCATCCATCACCAGTTGTGTTTAGAATACATTTGGTTTTCTGTCCATGGGAATAATTTACTGAGATTGGTTAGCTGACTGGTGTCAGATGCTGTACGATACCAACTTAATTTTAATAAACTGCTTGGCTGAAggtatttttacagatgaggcttcAACCTTGCAGCAGAATAggtaatgaaatttaataaattttttaaaaacaaaaaaaaaaaaaaaaaaaaaagatacatccTTCATGCTGGTGGGCACCAGTGTGGTAGAGGTAAAAATTTGTAAATTTGGAGTTGGGTTGTTTAGCTCCATAGTTGGTTTTGGGGTACTCCTGTGGGCTTCTGGGGAGATGGAAGCTGCTGAGGTTGACTTTGGATGGGACCTTCCCATAGCACAGTCTCCCTAAGGCATTCTCATTCTTTGATGAAGCAGGAAATATCCACATCCCCCACAAAAGCTCCAGTGTCAACATTCCATCACCATCTATCTCAAAAATGACACAGGAGAAGGAGACAGTGAGATATGATTCATTCCTGTATACAATCTAAGGATGTTGGGATGCACGCAAAACCAGGCCATGCTCTTCCTGGACTTTCTGAAATGTAGAGACCAGCCTTCCATGATTCATGAGATGGGGTATTTCCCTCTAACCTATGATTTGGCCACAGCTGATTGGTAGTAGTGATTAAGAAGGATAAGGAGCCAGGCCAAATAGCATCTGGTTTGTCTTAGGATGGATAATAGAATTACGTTCCCCTTCTGGGGCCATCACAAGAGACAACAATTTTGACAGGTCATAACCATTAACAAAATGCCAAGTTAAAAACGCCAAGTTAGAATGAAAACTACTCTCTAAGACCAATCATTCAACCATTTCTGATCCAACTAGCCCACAACCTTCCATCTTGTTCAGAATGCCAAAAGTTAAATACAGGTGGACCCAAATGATTCCTTTGGTCAGGAGGTCACCACCAGATAGTGGCATGTAATTGTAGTCTCTGTTTGTTACAGTTGTATAGATGGTCAACCAGGCTACCATTTCCTCTCAGAAAAATGACACAGTTAGAAGTAGTGTCTCCAGCCAAAATGATCCATTGAATTACAACAGGTTTGGGTGGCAGCATCAGGCTCCTTCGACTTCGTCAGCTCCATCCTGCCATGGTCCCACATAGAGGATCATaatgtagagctggaagaaatcttagacatcatttagtccagccccttcatttttaaagatgaggaaactgaggcccagaaaagtaagtggcttgcccagataGTAAACAGGGGAAGGAGGGTCTGAAGccaggtcatcttgactctaaGTCTTCTTATCCATTCACTCTACCATGGTATAATTCTTCAGCCTTTGGATTGTTCCATGCTCAAGCTACCCTGCCAATGCTCCCTGATTGCCTCCTCCTGGGATATCTTCTCAACAAAGGCTTTGCTAGTGTCCTTCCAAGACCATGTCTtagatattttaaacttttcatCTTTGGAAATTTCACCATGTCCTGCTTGATAACTGCCTCATCTGGCCCAGCCAGACCCGAACCATGCTTCATTCTTTTCTTAGTACCTGGCTATCATCTCAACAACAGTTTTGTTTCCAAGCTCATACTCTCACCACCAGCAGCTCCTCCCACCATTAAACCATGAATAAATCAACTCTGCCCATGCTCTTGGAAGAGCTGTGTCAGTCTACTCCACTATGGCCCTATTCACTATTCCTATAACTCTCTGGACCAAAATGCCACTCTTTGGTCTCCGTAACCTGATTTTTTCCTCctgtattagaatgtaagcatcttgaAATCAGGCACTGTCTTTGCTTTAGTATTTGTCttcctagtgtttagcacatagtaatgcttaataaaggcttttttaTTCATAGTATTTGTTCTTGTATGATAAAGTTAGTCTGAGAAAGATAGTCTGAAAGTGTTTGAGAGTTAAGAGGGTAAGGAAAATACATGCCACCAAAaggcttaatttaaaaaaaaaaattaccctccCTCAACAATCATGAGGTAAAGCAGAAAGAGCCAAGCTCAGGCCACCCAGGGATGGCTAGCTCCAGAGCAAGTCAGAAGTGGCCAAAAGAAGCTGTTCAAGTCCTGCTTAtcagctttggcaaagttgtcATGAAAATCCCCTTCTTCTGTGCAGAAGCTTCCGTACTGGTCTAGCATCTGTTTCCTGTTCTAAATTTAAACAACCAGGTTAGTGAACTTGGAAGGGTGCTTCAGTTACCAAAGGGACAAGACCTTCCCAAAGAAGGATGTTTCGGCGGCCTAGCCTTTGGTCTGGGGAAACCCAgacaccagcagcagcagcagcagcagcagtagtagtgaGGCTGGAGTTGTCCCCAGGACATGAACGTTCTGTCTCTCCAACAGCTTCTACTGAGAGGGGCCCAggctctctttcctcctttctgggGCTGAGAAAATTGGCAGGTGGGGCTTTTGCATAGTATGAAGTCACTAAATCCCAGAAGAGTGAAGAACAGAACTAAAGCTAGGAGATCATACTGCCTTTGGGAAAGAGGAGGTACGCCACAGATCCACTGTCTCTGGCACTCATGACACCACCTAAAATCTCATTCTGGCTTCTCAGACAGCAATGAAACCATCCTCTTCATGCCTGAGCTGTTGACTTATGGATGAAACTCCAGATGTATGCAGAGACTTCTTGGGTAGATTAGAAACAATCTAATTGAGATGAATTCTCAGAGATCAGCTCGGGGAAACATGATATCTTTCAAGATGAGAGAAATCCATTTGGGTTAGAAAAAGCCAAGGAGCCTTTCcttggtcctcctgactctccaGTCTTGTGTTCTAGGAGTGTACCAAGCCTCACGTAAACCTTTAGATATCTTAATCTTATCCCTAAATGGTtagtgcagtgaatagattgCCTGgaga
The DNA window shown above is from Notamacropus eugenii isolate mMacEug1 chromosome 2, mMacEug1.pri_v2, whole genome shotgun sequence and carries:
- the LOC140527422 gene encoding glycine cleavage system H protein, mitochondrial-like; its protein translation is MALRAARSVRVAASSLWAVVGAETSGSPASLAAGPARLRVRPGPGSPPFLAAAASRGLCTSALRLAVRKFTDKHEWITIENGIGTVGISNFAQEALGDIVYCSLPEVGTKLNKQDEFGALESVKAASELYSPLSGEVTEINVALAEDPGLVNKSCYEDGWLIKMTLSNPSELDELMSEDAYERYIKSIED